One Isoptericola dokdonensis DS-3 genomic window, CACCACCACGAGGTCGTCGGGGCCAAGCTCGTCGCGAAGCGGCTGCGTGCACTGAAGTTCGAGAAGCAGGTCGTCAAGGACGTCGCGCGGCTCGTGGAGCTGCACCTGCGGTTCCACGGCTACGGCGACGGCGCCTGGACCGACTCGGCGGTGCGCCGCTACGTCACCGACGCCGGACCCCTGCTGGAGCGCCTGCACCGCCTCACCCGCGCCGACTGCACGACGCGGAACAAGCGCAAGGCGAAGCGCCTGGCGGACGCCTACACCGACCTCGAGCAGCGCATCGCGCAGCTGCGCGAGCAGGAGGAGCTCGACGCGATCCGCCCCGACCTCGACGGCACCCAGATCATGGCGATCCTCGGCATCGCCCCCGGTCGGGAGGTCGGGCAGGCGTACCAGCACCTGCTCGCGCTACGCATGGAGCACGGGCCGCTGGGCGAGGAGCGCGCCACCGCCGAGCTCCGCGCCTGGTGGGGGGCTCGTCAGGCCTGACCTGCGGCCCTAGGGTGAGCCCGGGACCCCGCGGCGGAGCGGGGGCACGGGCGAGCGGAGGCTCACGTGGGGACCGATCGCAGGGTGCGCACGGCGACGAGCGCGTTCTTCTTCGTGCAGGGTCTCTGCTTCGCGGGGCTGCTGGCCCAGGTGCCGACGCTGCAGCGCGGGCTGGGGATCTCCGACGCCGAGCTCACCCTCGTGCTGCTCGTCGTCCCCGTCGTGGCGGGCGTCGGCAGCGTCCTCGCCGGACATCTCGCGCCGCGGACCGGCAGCGCCGTCCTGCTGCGCACCGCCGGGCCGCTCGTCGCGCTGGCGGTGCTCGCGACCGCCTTCGCGCCGTCCGCAGCCCTGCTGTACCCGGTCGTGGCGGTCGTCGGGCTGCTGCTCGGCGTCGTCGACGCGACGATGAACATGCAGGGCGTCGCCGTGCAGCGGCGCTACGGCCGGAGCCTCCTCAACTCCTTCCACGGCTGGTGGAGCGTCGGCGGCATCCTCGGGGCGCTCGCTGCCGTGCTCGCGCACTCCCTGGACTGGAGCCTGGTGGCGGGCCTCGCGCTGGTCGCCACCACGGGAGCGGTGCTCGACCTGGCCGCGGGGTCGTCGCTCGACGGCGCGGCCGACGGCCCGGCGCCGACGCCGGGGCAGGTGTCGGACGACGCACCCTCGGTGCTGGTGCCGTGGCGGCCGGTGCTGCTCGTGGGCGTCGCCGTGGCGATCGTCTACCTCGCCGACTCGGCGGTCTCGAGCTGGTCGACGAAGTACGTCGAGGACGTCCTGTCCGGCCCGGACGCCGTGGCACCGCTCGGGCTCGCCGCCTACCTGGGCTGCCAGCTCGTCGGGCGCCTCGTGGCCGACCACCTGGTCGACCGAGCGGGACCGGTGCCGACCGTCGTGGGCGGCGGCGGGGTGGGGGCCGCGGGTCTCGCCCTGGTGGCGGTCGCCCCGGCGCCCTGGGTCGCCGTGATCGGGTTCGGCGCCACCGGGCTCGGGCTCAGCGTCGTCGTGCCGCTGGCGTTCTCCGTGGCCGGTGCGCTCGACCGGACCGGGGTCGCGGTGGCGCGGGTCAACCTCTTCAACTACGTCGGGTTCGTGCTCGGCGCCGCCGTGGTCGGTGGGGTCGCCGAGCTGACGAGCCTGCGGTGGGCGTTCGCGGTGCCCGCCGTGCTCGCGCTCGGCGTCGTCGCGCTGGCGCCGGCGTTCCGGCCGGTGCCGGCCACCGCGCCGGGCCTCCCGGAGGTGCAGCGCACCCCGCCGGGCTGAGCCCGACGGGGTGCGTGACGTGCGGTGGCCGACGCCTCAGTGCGCGGGTGCGCCCGCCGGTGCGTCCGCCTTGCGCAGCCGGAGCGCCAGCACGACGGCGCCGACCATGACGGCCGCACCCACCAGGAAGGCGAGCTGCGCGCCACCGGCCGTGGCCTCCGCCGCGGAGGCGCCGCCGTCGGACAGCGTCACGGACCGGATGGTCAGCAGCGCGACGAACGTGGCGGTACCGGCCGCCCCCGCGAGCTGCTGCACGGTGCTGATGGTGGCCGAACCGTGGGAGTACAGCGACGGGACGAGCCCGCCGAGCGAGGACGTGAACGTCGGCGTGAAGATGCACGCCAGGCCGAGGCTCAGCACCAGGTGGCCGGCGAGCACCCACACCAGCGTCGACCCCGGGCCCAGGGTCGAGAACATCAGCATGGCCAGCCCGACGGCGATCACGCCCGGCAGGACCAGGGGGCGCGGCCCGACCCGGTCGTACAGACGCCCGACGACGGGACCGAGCAGACCCATGAGGAGGCCGCCCGGCAGCATGATCAGGCCGGCGGTCAACGGGGGGAGACCCATCGCCTCCTGCAGCACGAGCGGCAGGCCGATGATCATGCCGAACATGGCGATCATGCTCACCGCGAGGACCAGGAGGCCCGCGGTGAACCCGGGAGCGCGGAAGACGCGCAGGTCCAGCAGGGCGGCGTCCGTGCGCTGCAGCACGAGCTGGCGCCACACGAACAGTGCCAGCGCCACCACACCCACGGCGATCGGCACCAGCGGGTTGACCGGCATCTCGTGCTGCGCGGACTCGCCCAGCGCCGACAGGCCGTACACCAGGCCGCCGAACGCGAAGACGGAGACGACCAGGGACAGCACGTCGAGCCGGGTCCGGGCCCGGGTCGACACGTCGCGGACGAGGACCGCCCCGAGGACCAGGGCCGCCAGGGAGATGGGCAGGACCACCCAGAAGATGGCGCGCCATCCCAGCGACGAGGCGACCGCGCCGGACATCGTCGGGCCGAGCGCCGGCGCGACGGCGATCACCAGCGACACGTTGCCCATGACCCGCCCGCGGTGGTGCGGCGGGACGAGCGTCATCACCGTCGTCATGAGCAGCGGCATCATGATGGCGGTGCCGGTGGCCTGCACCACGCGCGCCGTCACGAGCAGGCCGAACGTGGGTGCCAGCGGGGCGAGCAGCGTCCCGGCGCTGAACAGCGACATCGCCAGGATGAACGCCCCCCGGGTGCCGAGCCGCTGCAGCAGCCAACCGGTGGTGGGGATGACGATCGCCATCGTCAGCAGGAACGCCGTCGTCAGCCACTGGCCCGCCGCCGCCGTGATGCCGAGGTCCTCCATGATGACCGGCAGGGCGATGCCCATGGTGGTCTCGTTGAGGATCACCACGAAACCCGAGACGAGCAGGAGCGAGATCACGCTCAGGTGCGCGCGCGAGAGCCTGCCGTCGTCGTGCGCGGGCGGGGCGACGGCGCCGGGCGGGGCCTCGGTGGTACGTGCAGTCATGGTCCCTCTCAAAGTTCGGCTGCCTGGAGCGGGCCACGCTGCGCACGCCAGAGTTCTCCCAGAAGAAGTGCTTGTCGAGCGTGCCGTATTCCCGCCACGGGGGTCGACCTCATTTCCGCGTCGCACTCATCGGTGCGGCGTGCGGCGTGCGGGCGGACGTTCAGGCGGTGGCGCGTTCCGGGCCGGCGACCGCCGGCACGTCCGCCGCGACACGGGCGCCGCGCAACCCCAGCCACGCCGCGACCAGCACGTACGCGACGGCCAGCACGACGAACAACCCGCGCGACCAGCCGTCGTCGGGCACCACCCAGGCCGCCAGCACCGCCGCTCCGACGAACGCCGCGTTGTACAGCACGTCGTAGAACGCGAACGCGCGGCCCCGGTAGTCGTCGTGGGTGTCGCGCTGCACGATCGTGTCGACGGCGATCTTGGCGCTCTGCGCGGGCAGGCCGAGCAACCCGGCCCCCACCAGCACCACCGTGCGCGACGGGACCGTCGCCAGCAGCAGCTGGGAGGCGGCCGCCAGCAGGAGCATCCACACGATCCAGCCCTGCGGACCCGTGCGCCGCGAGAACACCGGCGTGACCAGCACCGCCGCGGCACCGCCGATGCCCGTCATCGCGATGACCATCGCGAAGTTCGCGAGACCCGCCGACGTGTCGCCCGGTGCGGCCAGCAGGTTGCGGGAGATGAGGATGGCGGCGATGAACACGACGCCGTAGAGGAACCGGTGCGCCGCCATGACGAGCAGACCCTGCCCCGGGGTGCGACGCGCCACCAGATAGCGGGCGCCGTCGGCCAGACCGTGCGCCACCGCCGCGACCTCCGCCACCAGGGGTGCGCGCGACGGGTGGTCGGGACCCAGCTCGTCGCGGCCGAGGCGCAGGGTGAGCAGCGCCGCGAGCCCGAAGACCACCGACGCGCACACCAGAGCGGCCGCGTCGTGCAACCCGCCCGGAGGGATGCCGAGCCCCAGGACGAACCCGATGCCGCCACCCACGAACAGCGCCCCCGCCCCGAGGGTCGGGGTGAGGGCGTTGGCCGTGAGCAGCAGCGGGCCGTCGACCACCCGGGGCAGGCCGGCGCTCAGGGCGGCCAGCAGGAACCGGTTGACGCTCAGCGCCACCAGGCCCAGCACGATCACGGTCGCCTCGCCGCCGCCGTCCAACCCGACCGTCAGCATCACGGTCGCCATCGTCGCCGTCACGACCACGCGCACCGCGTTGCCGACCGCCAGCACCTGACGACGGCGCCAACGGTCCAGCAGCACTCCCGCGAACGGGCCCACCAGCGTGAACGGCGCCAGCATGATCGCGAACGCGCCGGCCACCCCCGCCGCCGTGCCCGCCCGCTCGGGCGAGAAGAACAGCAGCGACGCCAGGCCCACCTGGAACATGCCGTCGCCCGCCTGCGAGACCAGCCGGACCGCGAACAGCCGGCGGAACCTCGGCAGGCGGAGCAGGTCGCGCAGGTCGTGCGCCGTCTCTCGCAGTGCCCCCACGCGTCCAGCCTCCCATGTCGTCCGTCCGCGGGTCGGCGCGGTGGTGCCGAGTCAGCGCACACCGGCGCCAGTCAGCGCAAGCTCCCGCGAGTCAGCGCTCGTGGTCGTGAGTCAGCGCGGCGGGTGGTGCGTCCCGCGCGTCGTCGCGTTCACGGGCCCCAGGGGGCCCTCCACTCCGGGTCTGACGACGACGCGCGGGACGCACCACCCGCCGTCGGCACCTCGCCGCTCGCTGGGCGAACCCGGCGTCGGCGCGAGTCAGCGCAGGCTCTCGCGAGTCAGCGTGGGCTGCGCCGAGTCAGCGCAAGGGCGCGCGAGTCAGCGCGTCCTGCGCTGACTCGCGCCGATGAGCGCTGACTCGCGCCGTGCTCGCCAGCTCGCTCCAGGTCAGCGCACACCTGGATGGTCGCGATCGTCCTGCACTCGCCAGCTCGCTCCGGACTATCGCTCCACCTGGATGGTCGCGCTGACCTTGCACTCGCCAGCTCGCTCCAGGTCAGCGCTCCACGTCACCGCGGATGAAGGCCTCCAGGTGCGCGCGACCCTCGGTGTCCTCCATCTGGACGGGCGGCGACTTCATGAAGTACGTCGACGCCGACAGGATGGGGCCGCCGACGCCGCGGTCCTTGGCGATCTTCGCCGCACGGATGGCGTCGATGATGATGCCGGCGGAGTTGGGGGAGTCCCACACCTCGAGCTTGTACTCCAGGTTCAGGGGCACCTCGCCGAAAGCGCGGCCCTCGAGGCGGACGTACGCCCACTTGCGGTCGTCGAGCCACGCCACGTAGTCCGACGGACCGATGTGGACGTTGCGGTCCTCCTTCTTGCCGGCGAGGGTGCCGGTGAGGTTGGAGGTGACGGCCTGCGTCTTGGAGACCTTCTTCGACTCCAGGCGGTCGCGCTGCAGCATGTTCTTGAAGTCCATGTTGCCGCCGACGTTCAGCTGGTAGGTGCGGTCCAGCGCGACGCCGCGGTCCTCGAACAGCTTCGCGAGGACGCGGTGCGTGATGGTGGCACCCACCTGCGACTTGATGTCGTCGCCGACGATCGGCACACCGGCGTCCTCGAACTTCTTCGCCCACTCGGGGTCCGAGGCGATGAAGACGGGCAGGGCGTTGACGAAGCCGACGCCGGCGTCGATGGCGCACTGGGCGTAGAACTTGTCGGCGTCCTCGGAACCCACCGGGAGGTAGGAGACGAGCACGTCGACCTTCGCGTCCTTCAGCGCCTGCACGACGTCGACCGGGTCGCCCGAGGCCTCGTCGATGGTCGCGGCGTAGTACTGGCCGAGACCGTCCAGGGTGTGGCCCCGCTGGACGATGACGCCGGTGGGCGGCACGTCCGCGAACTTGATGGTGTTGTTCTCCGAGGCGTGGATCGCCTCGGCCAGGTCGAAGCCGACCTTCTTCGCGTCGACGTCGAACGCCGCCACGAACTCGAGGTCCCGCACGTGGTAGTCACCGAACTGCACGTGCATGAGGCCCGGGACGGTGCTGGCGGGGTCGGCGTCGCGGTAGAACTGCACTCCCTGTACCAGGGACGACGCGCAGTTCCCGACTCCGACGATGGCAACGCGGACGGAGGTCATCCTCGCTCCTTGTTTCTCTGGGCCGGGGCGTCGTGCGCCCCGGCGTTTCGGTCGCGGTCGCGGCCGCTCACGCGGTCGCGCTCTGTGGTGATGAGCCCGTCGAGCCAGCGCACCTCGCGCTCGACCTGCTCCAGCCCGTGCCGCTGCAGCTCGAGCGTGTACTCGTCGAGCCGCTCGCGGGTCCGGGCGGCGGACTCCCGGACTGCCTCCAGCCGCTCGGTCAGCCGGGTGCGCCGGCCCTCGAGGATGCGGAGGCGGGTCTCGGCGTCCGTCTGCGCGAAGAACGCGAACCGGACGTCGAAGCTCTCGTCCTCCCAGGCGGCAGGCCCGGCGGAGGCGAGAGTGGTCTGAAGGTGCTCCTTGCCCTCGGCGGTGAGCCGGTAGACGATCCGTCCGTGGCGGCCGGCGAGCGGCTTGTTCCCCGCGGCCGGGCGTCCCGACGCGGAGGCGGCCGCCCGCGCCGGTGCCGGCTCGGGGTCGACGGTCTCGATGAGGCCGCGGGCCACGAGCGACTTGAGGGCGGGGTAGAGCGTCCCGTAGGAGAACGCGCGGAACGACCCGAGGAGCAGGTTGAGCCGCTT contains:
- a CDS encoding MFS transporter gives rise to the protein MGALRETAHDLRDLLRLPRFRRLFAVRLVSQAGDGMFQVGLASLLFFSPERAGTAAGVAGAFAIMLAPFTLVGPFAGVLLDRWRRRQVLAVGNAVRVVVTATMATVMLTVGLDGGGEATVIVLGLVALSVNRFLLAALSAGLPRVVDGPLLLTANALTPTLGAGALFVGGGIGFVLGLGIPPGGLHDAAALVCASVVFGLAALLTLRLGRDELGPDHPSRAPLVAEVAAVAHGLADGARYLVARRTPGQGLLVMAAHRFLYGVVFIAAILISRNLLAAPGDTSAGLANFAMVIAMTGIGGAAAVLVTPVFSRRTGPQGWIVWMLLLAAASQLLLATVPSRTVVLVGAGLLGLPAQSAKIAVDTIVQRDTHDDYRGRAFAFYDVLYNAAFVGAAVLAAWVVPDDGWSRGLFVVLAVAYVLVAAWLGLRGARVAADVPAVAGPERATA
- a CDS encoding inositol-3-phosphate synthase; the encoded protein is MTSVRVAIVGVGNCASSLVQGVQFYRDADPASTVPGLMHVQFGDYHVRDLEFVAAFDVDAKKVGFDLAEAIHASENNTIKFADVPPTGVIVQRGHTLDGLGQYYAATIDEASGDPVDVVQALKDAKVDVLVSYLPVGSEDADKFYAQCAIDAGVGFVNALPVFIASDPEWAKKFEDAGVPIVGDDIKSQVGATITHRVLAKLFEDRGVALDRTYQLNVGGNMDFKNMLQRDRLESKKVSKTQAVTSNLTGTLAGKKEDRNVHIGPSDYVAWLDDRKWAYVRLEGRAFGEVPLNLEYKLEVWDSPNSAGIIIDAIRAAKIAKDRGVGGPILSASTYFMKSPPVQMEDTEGRAHLEAFIRGDVER
- a CDS encoding MFS transporter, with protein sequence MRTATSAFFFVQGLCFAGLLAQVPTLQRGLGISDAELTLVLLVVPVVAGVGSVLAGHLAPRTGSAVLLRTAGPLVALAVLATAFAPSAALLYPVVAVVGLLLGVVDATMNMQGVAVQRRYGRSLLNSFHGWWSVGGILGALAAVLAHSLDWSLVAGLALVATTGAVLDLAAGSSLDGAADGPAPTPGQVSDDAPSVLVPWRPVLLVGVAVAIVYLADSAVSSWSTKYVEDVLSGPDAVAPLGLAAYLGCQLVGRLVADHLVDRAGPVPTVVGGGGVGAAGLALVAVAPAPWVAVIGFGATGLGLSVVVPLAFSVAGALDRTGVAVARVNLFNYVGFVLGAAVVGGVAELTSLRWAFAVPAVLALGVVALAPAFRPVPATAPGLPEVQRTPPG
- a CDS encoding PadR family transcriptional regulator; amino-acid sequence: MRSRSNVLETAVLGLLSSSPLHGYELRKRLNLLLGSFRAFSYGTLYPALKSLVARGLIETVDPEPAPARAAASASGRPAAGNKPLAGRHGRIVYRLTAEGKEHLQTTLASAGPAAWEDESFDVRFAFFAQTDAETRLRILEGRRTRLTERLEAVRESAARTRERLDEYTLELQRHGLEQVEREVRWLDGLITTERDRVSGRDRDRNAGAHDAPAQRNKERG
- a CDS encoding DHA2 family efflux MFS transporter permease subunit, encoding MTARTTEAPPGAVAPPAHDDGRLSRAHLSVISLLLVSGFVVILNETTMGIALPVIMEDLGITAAAGQWLTTAFLLTMAIVIPTTGWLLQRLGTRGAFILAMSLFSAGTLLAPLAPTFGLLVTARVVQATGTAIMMPLLMTTVMTLVPPHHRGRVMGNVSLVIAVAPALGPTMSGAVASSLGWRAIFWVVLPISLAALVLGAVLVRDVSTRARTRLDVLSLVVSVFAFGGLVYGLSALGESAQHEMPVNPLVPIAVGVVALALFVWRQLVLQRTDAALLDLRVFRAPGFTAGLLVLAVSMIAMFGMIIGLPLVLQEAMGLPPLTAGLIMLPGGLLMGLLGPVVGRLYDRVGPRPLVLPGVIAVGLAMLMFSTLGPGSTLVWVLAGHLVLSLGLACIFTPTFTSSLGGLVPSLYSHGSATISTVQQLAGAAGTATFVALLTIRSVTLSDGGASAAEATAGGAQLAFLVGAAVMVGAVVLALRLRKADAPAGAPAH